The following coding sequences are from one Lipingzhangella halophila window:
- a CDS encoding NAD(P)-dependent malic enzyme — protein MTIESHSQLTDDPAFVLHEGGKLSVRSSVDVNDHEGLSLAYTPGVARVCSGIAENAELVDTYTWRSNLVAVVTDGSAVLGLGDIGPEASLPVMEGKALLFNQFAGINSVPIALSCNEVDEIVETVERMAPSFGGINLEDIAAPRCFEIERQLRERLDIPVFHDDQHGTAIVTVAALRNAVRLTGRGFGELRAVVSGAGAAGIAVTKMLVESGIGDIAVADSKGLIYAGREGLTPVKEEIAQVSNKAGLRGSIEAALAGADVFIGLSAGEVPESVVATMADDSIIFAMANPNPEVHPEVAHRHASVVATGRSDFPNQINNVLAFPGVFRGALDAGATDITEGMKLAAANAIADLVGADLATDYIIPSTFDDRVVPALAAAVAQQARADGVARK, from the coding sequence GTGACCATCGAATCGCATTCCCAATTGACGGATGATCCGGCGTTTGTCCTGCACGAGGGCGGAAAGCTGAGTGTCCGGTCGTCCGTCGACGTCAATGACCACGAAGGACTGTCTCTCGCCTACACTCCGGGCGTCGCCCGGGTGTGCAGCGGGATCGCCGAGAATGCCGAGCTCGTCGACACCTACACCTGGAGGAGCAACCTCGTCGCCGTTGTCACCGACGGCTCCGCGGTTCTCGGCCTGGGCGACATCGGCCCAGAGGCGTCCCTTCCCGTGATGGAAGGCAAGGCGCTGCTGTTCAACCAGTTCGCCGGCATCAACTCGGTTCCGATCGCGCTCTCCTGCAACGAGGTGGACGAGATCGTCGAGACCGTCGAGCGGATGGCTCCCTCCTTCGGGGGGATCAACCTTGAGGACATCGCCGCGCCCCGCTGCTTCGAGATCGAACGGCAGCTTCGCGAGCGGCTCGACATCCCGGTGTTCCACGACGACCAGCACGGCACGGCGATCGTGACCGTCGCGGCGCTGCGCAACGCCGTGCGGCTGACCGGTCGCGGGTTCGGCGAGCTGCGCGCCGTCGTCTCCGGCGCCGGTGCCGCCGGCATCGCGGTCACCAAGATGCTGGTCGAGAGCGGCATTGGTGATATCGCGGTGGCAGACAGCAAGGGGTTGATCTACGCGGGGCGTGAGGGCCTTACCCCGGTCAAGGAGGAGATCGCGCAGGTCAGCAACAAGGCGGGACTGCGCGGCTCGATCGAGGCGGCCCTGGCCGGAGCCGACGTGTTCATCGGCCTGTCGGCGGGCGAAGTGCCGGAGTCGGTGGTCGCCACGATGGCGGACGACTCCATCATCTTCGCGATGGCCAACCCGAATCCGGAGGTCCACCCGGAGGTCGCGCACCGCCACGCGAGCGTCGTGGCGACCGGGCGCAGCGACTTCCCGAACCAGATCAACAACGTTCTCGCCTTCCCCGGTGTGTTCCGGGGTGCGCTCGACGCCGGTGCCACGGACATCACCGAGGGGATGAAGCTGGCGGCGGCCAACGCGATCGCGGACCTGGTCGGTGCGGATCTCGCCACCGACTACATCATCCCGAGTACGTTCGACGACCGGGTCGTTCCGGCGCTCGCGGCCGCTGTTGCCCAGCAGGCTCGCGCGGACGGTGTGGCCCGGAAGTAA
- a CDS encoding anti-sigma factor — MTEETAAPMAGAMGVRDAVTVRMPADSAYLSVLRTATAGLAARLDFTLDEIEDLRIGVDEACAMLLSQALPGTDLTTEFELNGDGMRVAVSVLTADGRLPARDTFAWTVLSALAGDVNAHAGPDDRVTIVLHKHRDGVESA, encoded by the coding sequence GTGACCGAAGAAACCGCTGCGCCAATGGCAGGTGCGATGGGAGTGCGGGATGCGGTGACCGTCCGCATGCCGGCCGACAGCGCGTACCTCTCCGTTCTGCGCACGGCTACGGCAGGGCTTGCGGCCCGGCTCGATTTCACCCTGGACGAGATCGAGGACCTGCGCATCGGGGTCGACGAGGCCTGCGCGATGCTGCTCTCCCAGGCACTGCCCGGAACGGACCTGACGACCGAGTTCGAACTCAACGGCGATGGCATGCGCGTCGCCGTCTCGGTGCTGACCGCCGATGGCCGGCTGCCGGCCCGAGACACCTTCGCCTGGACCGTTCTGTCGGCTCTGGCCGGCGACGTCAACGCGCACGCCGGACCCGACGACCGCGTGACCATCGTCCTGCACAAGCACCGCGACGGGGTGGAGTCGGCGTGA
- a CDS encoding GNAT family N-acetyltransferase has protein sequence MIRPARPDDVPVIHRLVCDLAEYEREPEAVVASEADFKEALFGAHPAAFAHVAVHSEDTGGDTVAGFALWFRNFSTWTGRHGIYLEDLYVRPELRGRGYGRALLTELAAVCVERGYTRLEWSVLDWNKPSIEFYRSLGANPMEEWTVYRLDGAELATLGHR, from the coding sequence GTGATCCGCCCTGCCCGTCCCGACGACGTCCCCGTGATCCACCGGCTCGTCTGCGACCTCGCCGAGTACGAGCGCGAGCCCGAGGCGGTCGTGGCATCCGAGGCCGACTTCAAGGAAGCGCTGTTCGGCGCGCACCCCGCGGCGTTCGCGCACGTCGCCGTGCACTCGGAGGACACGGGCGGGGACACCGTCGCCGGGTTCGCCCTGTGGTTCCGCAACTTCTCCACCTGGACCGGGCGGCACGGAATCTACCTGGAGGATCTCTACGTTCGCCCGGAGCTGCGGGGGCGCGGGTACGGCCGGGCACTGCTCACCGAACTGGCCGCGGTCTGCGTCGAACGGGGCTACACGCGGCTGGAGTGGTCGGTGCTCGACTGGAACAAGCCATCGATCGAGTTCTACCGGTCCCTTGGGGCGAACCCCATGGAGGAGTGGACCGTGTACCGGCTCGACGGTGCCGAACTCGCCACGTTAGGCCACCGTTGA
- a CDS encoding amino acid ABC transporter ATP-binding protein, whose protein sequence is MTSAGAETGITGGPTDDRMVVAENVHKSFGRLPVLRGIDLEVRRNEVMCVVGPSGSGKSTFLRCVNHLEKLTAGRLWVGGELMGYRQKGDKLYELRENQVAAQRSVIGMVFQNFNLFPHMSVLGNVIEAPIQVQRERRQEARTRALELLDRVGLADKAESYPRQLSGGQQQRVAIARALAMRPELMLFDEPTSSLDPELVGDVLDVMRDLAREGMTMIVVTHEMGFAREVSDSLVFMDEGVVVESGQPRTVLSAPQHERTREFLSKVF, encoded by the coding sequence ATGACTTCGGCCGGCGCCGAGACCGGTATCACCGGCGGCCCCACCGACGACCGCATGGTGGTGGCCGAGAACGTGCACAAGAGCTTCGGCCGGTTGCCGGTACTGCGCGGCATCGACCTGGAGGTGCGGCGCAACGAGGTGATGTGCGTGGTCGGGCCGTCGGGCTCCGGGAAATCCACGTTCCTGCGCTGCGTGAACCACCTGGAGAAGCTCACCGCTGGGCGGCTGTGGGTCGGCGGCGAGCTGATGGGTTACCGGCAGAAGGGCGACAAACTCTACGAACTGCGTGAGAACCAGGTGGCCGCGCAGCGCAGCGTTATCGGCATGGTGTTCCAGAACTTCAACCTGTTCCCGCACATGTCGGTGCTGGGCAACGTGATCGAGGCACCCATCCAGGTGCAGCGGGAACGCCGGCAGGAGGCGCGGACCCGGGCTTTGGAGCTGCTCGACCGGGTAGGGCTGGCCGACAAGGCCGAGTCCTACCCGCGCCAGCTCTCCGGTGGCCAGCAGCAGCGTGTGGCGATCGCCCGCGCGCTGGCCATGCGCCCGGAGCTCATGCTGTTCGACGAGCCGACGAGCTCACTCGACCCGGAGCTTGTCGGCGACGTTCTCGACGTCATGCGGGACCTCGCCAGGGAGGGCATGACCATGATCGTGGTGACCCACGAGATGGGGTTCGCCCGCGAGGTCAGCGACTCGCTCGTCTTCATGGACGAGGGTGTCGTCGTGGAGTCCGGCCAGCCGCGCACGGTCCTCTCCGCGCCGCAGCACGAACGGACCCGAGAGTTCCTTTCAAAAGTCTTCTGA
- a CDS encoding helix-turn-helix domain-containing protein yields MSAGNNPTARRRRLGVELRRLRENAGMTGEEAAERMSWSGSKLSRIERGQVASNSDDIRDLLELYGVDEPGLRRTLVTLARESRRRGWWHVYGDVLPERFEVYLGLEPEASTLRFYQSATVPGLMQTESYTRALIRAHPGPVEADEAERRVELRLRRQELLLRDHPPETWVVLDEAVLHRPVGGAAVLAEQLEHLLNIAAEQHVNVQVLPYDAGAHAGLNGSFDILEFPESDVQAPRLVHLENLTNSLYIEKVKEVQNYAIAFDHLCAAALHPDETRDTIAEAAKRARRAEGF; encoded by the coding sequence ATGTCCGCAGGGAACAATCCGACGGCTCGCCGCCGCCGCCTTGGCGTGGAATTGCGGCGTTTACGGGAAAACGCCGGAATGACTGGCGAGGAAGCCGCGGAGAGGATGTCGTGGTCCGGCAGCAAGCTCTCGCGTATCGAACGGGGGCAGGTCGCCAGCAACTCCGACGATATCCGCGACCTGCTGGAACTCTACGGAGTAGACGAACCCGGGCTGCGCAGGACACTGGTGACGCTGGCTCGCGAGTCGCGGCGGCGCGGCTGGTGGCACGTCTACGGCGACGTGCTGCCGGAGCGGTTCGAGGTCTACCTCGGCCTGGAACCTGAGGCGAGCACCCTTCGTTTCTACCAGTCGGCGACCGTTCCCGGCCTGATGCAGACCGAGTCCTACACGCGCGCCCTGATCCGGGCGCACCCCGGCCCGGTCGAAGCCGACGAGGCCGAACGGCGGGTGGAGCTGCGCCTGCGCCGCCAGGAACTGCTCCTGCGCGACCATCCTCCCGAGACGTGGGTGGTGCTGGACGAGGCGGTACTGCACCGCCCGGTCGGAGGCGCCGCTGTCCTGGCGGAACAGCTTGAGCATTTGCTGAATATAGCGGCGGAACAGCACGTCAACGTGCAAGTATTGCCCTATGACGCGGGGGCTCATGCGGGTCTCAACGGGTCATTCGACATCCTCGAGTTCCCCGAATCAGACGTCCAGGCACCGCGCCTTGTCCATTTGGAGAATCTGACGAACAGTCTCTACATAGAAAAGGTGAAAGAAGTTCAGAATTATGCGATCGCCTTCGACCATCTGTGCGCTGCCGCGCTGCACCCGGACGAGACCCGGGACACCATTGCCGAGGCCGCGAAACGCGCACGGAGGGCCGAGGGCTTCTGA
- a CDS encoding amino acid ABC transporter permease: protein MTDKGSRDVSSAPEPGQPAEPSVPEPIRAVPVRYPGRWIVAAGMLVLVAMLVNMLVTNPAFDWPFLFTHLFSDPVLVGVRTTLLLTALCMVTGVLLGILAAVMRLSGNPILVLVAWLYTWFFRAVPRLVLCVVFGNLGILYTRLEFGLPFDNYWTPLLGLDGDARFFSVPMNDLLTPFMAAFLALALSEGAYMAEIVRAGLVSVDKGQTEAAQALGMGRGKVLRRITLPQALRVIVPPSGNEMTALLKDTSLVSAIPLTTELFFQLQSVGNRTFNLFPMLVAACLWYLAITSVLMLGQYFLERSFTKGDRQAQAGLTMLNKQ from the coding sequence ATGACAGACAAGGGATCAAGGGACGTGAGCTCGGCTCCCGAACCCGGCCAACCCGCGGAACCATCGGTACCGGAACCGATCAGAGCGGTTCCGGTCCGGTATCCCGGCAGGTGGATCGTTGCCGCGGGCATGCTGGTCCTCGTGGCGATGCTGGTCAACATGCTGGTCACGAACCCCGCATTCGACTGGCCGTTCCTGTTCACCCACTTATTCAGCGACCCCGTGCTTGTCGGGGTGCGCACGACGCTCCTCCTGACCGCGCTGTGCATGGTCACCGGCGTCCTGCTCGGGATCCTCGCCGCCGTGATGCGGCTGTCGGGCAACCCGATCCTGGTCCTCGTGGCCTGGCTCTACACCTGGTTCTTCCGGGCCGTGCCGCGCCTGGTGCTGTGCGTGGTGTTCGGCAACCTCGGCATCCTCTACACCAGGCTGGAATTCGGCCTGCCCTTCGACAACTACTGGACGCCGTTGCTCGGCCTCGACGGGGACGCGCGCTTCTTCTCCGTCCCAATGAACGACCTGCTCACCCCGTTCATGGCGGCCTTCTTGGCGCTCGCCCTCTCCGAGGGGGCCTACATGGCCGAGATCGTGCGCGCGGGTCTGGTATCGGTGGACAAGGGCCAGACCGAGGCGGCCCAGGCTCTGGGGATGGGCCGGGGGAAGGTCCTGCGGCGCATCACGTTGCCGCAGGCCCTGCGGGTGATCGTGCCACCCTCCGGGAACGAGATGACCGCGCTGCTCAAGGACACCTCACTGGTGTCGGCCATCCCGCTCACCACGGAGCTGTTCTTCCAGCTCCAGTCGGTGGGGAACCGCACGTTCAACCTGTTCCCGATGCTGGTCGCGGCCTGCCTGTGGTATCTCGCGATCACCAGCGTGCTGATGCTCGGCCAGTACTTCCTGGAACGGTCGTTCACCAAGGGCGACCGACAGGCGCAGGCAGGGCTGACGATGCTGAACAAACAGTAG
- a CDS encoding DUF4097 family beta strand repeat-containing protein, translated as MARWTIDQPMTRTLDGIVALRIRIIGGHVNILPTDDPVTFDVSDIVGEPVLITQDAGILTVTYDDLTGSGLLERLRPVQLSGYRDMGRRSATISLRVPRDCPVEVTTLSAPIVAAGLSAKTQLRTASGDVTLDDMTGEVDVNTVSGNLDVRDLDGSLHFNSVSGEIAVAGGRLADFAAKTGSGQLLADIDLAPSSRVKLASVSGGVALRIPAGTSAGVEMRSATGALDTAFGLDRRDQRGRRSLSGKIGDGVDPASITTTTVSGSASLLRRDPDSPAAIPRGTQ; from the coding sequence ATGGCGCGATGGACCATCGACCAGCCGATGACGCGCACACTCGATGGAATCGTGGCGTTGCGCATTCGTATCATCGGTGGTCACGTCAACATCCTTCCCACCGACGACCCGGTCACCTTCGACGTCTCCGACATCGTCGGCGAGCCGGTGCTTATCACCCAGGACGCCGGGATCCTCACCGTCACCTACGACGATCTCACCGGAAGTGGCCTGCTCGAACGGCTGCGCCCCGTGCAGCTCTCCGGATACCGGGACATGGGGCGCCGCTCCGCGACCATCAGCCTGCGTGTCCCGCGCGACTGCCCAGTGGAGGTCACCACGCTCTCCGCTCCCATCGTGGCCGCGGGCCTGAGCGCCAAAACGCAGCTCCGCACCGCCTCGGGGGACGTCACGCTGGACGACATGACCGGCGAGGTCGACGTCAACACCGTCTCCGGGAACCTGGACGTCCGTGATCTCGACGGCAGCCTGCACTTCAACAGTGTCAGCGGCGAGATCGCGGTGGCCGGGGGGCGCCTGGCGGACTTCGCCGCGAAGACCGGGTCGGGCCAGCTCCTCGCCGACATCGATCTTGCCCCGTCGTCCCGCGTCAAGCTGGCGTCGGTCTCCGGCGGTGTCGCACTGCGCATCCCGGCCGGCACCTCGGCCGGTGTCGAGATGCGCTCGGCCACCGGCGCGCTCGACACAGCGTTCGGCCTGGACCGGCGCGACCAGCGCGGCCGGCGCAGCCTCAGCGGCAAGATCGGCGACGGTGTGGATCCGGCGAGCATCACCACGACGACGGTCTCGGGATCGGCGTCGCTGCTCCGGCGCGATCCCGACTCCCCAGCCGCGATCCCGAGGGGGACCCAATGA
- a CDS encoding DUF397 domain-containing protein: MAEPEAIRPRWRKSSYSGTSGGQCVEVAEVPGAIWVRDSTAPSGVVLRFPPASWAAFVTAATRTPL; this comes from the coding sequence ATGGCCGAACCGGAAGCGATCCGTCCACGGTGGCGGAAGAGTTCCTACAGCGGCACATCCGGGGGACAGTGCGTCGAGGTAGCCGAGGTGCCCGGCGCCATCTGGGTACGCGACTCCACGGCGCCCAGCGGCGTGGTCCTGCGCTTTCCCCCGGCATCGTGGGCCGCCTTCGTCACGGCCGCCACCCGCACGCCCCTCTGA
- a CDS encoding PadR family transcriptional regulator: MSTIFGHGRLRLYLLKLLDESPRHGYEIISLLRDRFLGVYSPSPGTIYPRLARLEEEGLVTHEEVNGRKVYRLTDKGREELQNRASDLDDLEREITDSVRDVARAVKEDVRDTISSLREELKFASGEGRRSARREEGAASDSEESTGEDSEEQRREDARGSWWERDWEKLAQGLGGAWGGAWSRRERGAERPEFEQALRDFSERVRGVVREAGNVGESATHDLRRVLDDTLEVIRRDLAKWGPPERTAQDEEEREDKTGGAARSSGAGAASGTEGEDTTAKSGTAEGPSADPGAPTAEGGGAPETGDPWSTAIQEEQGKETGDGTGSDGSGSGSGEQR, from the coding sequence ATGAGCACGATCTTCGGCCACGGCCGGCTCCGCCTGTACCTGCTGAAACTGCTGGATGAGAGCCCGCGGCACGGCTACGAGATCATCAGCTTGCTACGCGACCGGTTCCTTGGCGTGTACTCGCCCTCACCCGGCACGATCTACCCGCGCCTGGCCCGCCTGGAGGAAGAGGGCCTGGTGACCCACGAGGAGGTCAACGGACGCAAGGTCTACCGCCTCACCGACAAGGGCCGCGAGGAGCTGCAGAACCGCGCCTCCGACCTGGACGACCTGGAGCGGGAGATCACCGACTCGGTACGTGACGTCGCCCGCGCGGTGAAGGAGGACGTCCGGGACACCATCAGCTCGCTGCGTGAGGAGCTGAAATTCGCCTCCGGCGAAGGCCGCCGCTCAGCCAGGCGCGAGGAGGGGGCGGCCTCTGACAGCGAGGAGAGCACCGGCGAGGACAGCGAGGAGCAGCGGCGCGAGGACGCGCGCGGCTCCTGGTGGGAGCGCGACTGGGAGAAGCTGGCCCAGGGCCTCGGCGGCGCGTGGGGCGGTGCGTGGAGCCGGCGCGAGCGCGGCGCTGAGCGCCCGGAGTTCGAACAGGCCCTGCGCGACTTCTCCGAGCGTGTCCGCGGTGTCGTCCGTGAGGCCGGGAATGTCGGCGAGTCCGCCACGCACGACCTGCGCCGTGTTCTCGACGACACCCTTGAGGTGATCCGCCGCGACCTCGCCAAGTGGGGCCCGCCCGAGCGCACCGCGCAGGACGAGGAGGAGCGGGAGGACAAGACGGGCGGCGCCGCTCGGTCCTCCGGAGCTGGGGCCGCCAGCGGCACGGAGGGCGAGGATACGACGGCGAAGTCGGGCACCGCTGAGGGGCCCTCGGCCGATCCCGGCGCTCCCACCGCTGAGGGGGGCGGCGCTCCCGAGACCGGCGACCCGTGGAGCACCGCGATCCAGGAGGAGCAGGGCAAGGAGACCGGTGACGGCACGGGCTCCGACGGCTCCGGCTCCGGCTCCGGAGAACAGCGGTAG
- a CDS encoding zinc-binding dehydrogenase codes for MLAITAARIDKDTPSAGLEVGDRPDPAPGEGWTTVHVRAAALNHHDIWSLRGVGLSQEQLPMVLGSDAAGVDEEGREVIVHSVIGDPNAGVDESYDPKRSLLSEVHNGTLAEKVAVPQRNLVPKPPELSFEEAACLPTAWLTAYRMLFERAGLQPGEALLVQGAGGGVNSALIRMASAAGYRVYVTGRSETKREGAKRLGAYAAFSPGERLPERVSVVFDTVGEATWAHSLRCLRPGGRIVTCGATSGQAPPAELNRVFFLQLSVLGSTMGSRAQLQQLAEYCARSGVRPEIDRVLPLAHAKEGFAAMEQGELFGKVVFTV; via the coding sequence ATGCTTGCTATCACCGCTGCGCGCATCGACAAGGACACCCCATCGGCCGGGCTTGAGGTGGGCGACCGTCCTGATCCGGCGCCCGGCGAGGGCTGGACCACCGTGCACGTCCGCGCCGCCGCCCTCAACCACCACGACATCTGGAGCCTGCGGGGGGTGGGGCTGAGCCAGGAACAGCTCCCCATGGTGCTGGGCAGCGACGCCGCGGGCGTCGACGAGGAGGGGCGCGAGGTCATCGTGCACTCTGTTATCGGCGACCCGAACGCCGGAGTGGACGAGTCCTACGACCCGAAGCGCTCCCTACTGTCCGAGGTCCACAACGGCACGCTCGCCGAGAAGGTCGCCGTGCCCCAGCGCAACCTGGTGCCCAAGCCGCCGGAGCTGTCCTTCGAAGAGGCCGCCTGCCTGCCCACAGCATGGCTCACCGCCTACCGGATGCTCTTCGAGCGGGCCGGCCTGCAACCCGGCGAGGCGCTACTGGTGCAGGGCGCCGGGGGAGGCGTGAACAGTGCCCTGATCCGGATGGCGAGCGCGGCCGGCTACCGCGTCTATGTGACCGGCCGCAGCGAGACCAAGCGCGAGGGCGCGAAACGACTCGGCGCCTACGCGGCGTTCTCCCCCGGCGAGCGGCTCCCGGAGCGGGTCAGCGTCGTCTTCGACACCGTGGGCGAGGCCACCTGGGCACACTCGCTGCGGTGCCTGCGTCCCGGTGGCCGTATCGTCACCTGCGGCGCCACCAGCGGCCAGGCCCCGCCAGCCGAACTGAACCGGGTGTTCTTCCTGCAGCTCAGCGTCCTGGGCTCGACCATGGGCAGCCGCGCCCAGCTCCAGCAGCTCGCCGAGTACTGCGCCCGGTCCGGGGTGCGTCCTGAGATCGACCGCGTGCTGCCGCTGGCCCACGCCAAGGAAGGCTTCGCCGCGATGGAACAGGGCGAGCTGTTCGGCAAGGTCGTCTTCACGGTCTGA
- a CDS encoding ABC transporter substrate-binding protein yields the protein MAMPRQAKAPLGNTLVGGLALTLALTGCGSGDDEDGGGIQSELDVPPPPEVEADPDLADMVPEDYREQGTLTVGADSSYAPGEFLDADGETVIGYNVELFDAVAAKLDLDTEWQESTFGTIIEGVDSGKYDVGSSSFTINEDRMEQVTMVSYYVVGTQWFTAAGNPENVDPDNACGMSIAVQRDTIQVPDLETRSEQCEDDGDPAIDIQQYERQDQATEAIMSGKNDAGLADMPVALYAVERTDGQLETLGEQYEAAPYGVLVNPEETELAEAIAAGYQSIMDDGTYEEILGNWELSDQGTLDTSEVNPDVSEFEDAETDE from the coding sequence ATGGCCATGCCCAGACAAGCGAAAGCCCCGCTCGGAAACACCCTCGTTGGCGGACTCGCCCTCACCCTGGCCCTGACCGGTTGCGGCAGCGGCGACGATGAGGACGGCGGCGGTATCCAGTCGGAGCTGGACGTCCCCCCGCCGCCCGAGGTCGAGGCCGATCCCGATCTCGCCGATATGGTTCCCGAGGATTACCGCGAACAGGGCACCCTCACGGTCGGGGCGGACTCCAGCTACGCGCCAGGCGAGTTCCTGGACGCCGATGGCGAGACCGTCATCGGCTACAACGTCGAGCTGTTCGACGCGGTCGCCGCGAAGCTCGACCTTGATACCGAATGGCAGGAGTCCACGTTCGGCACGATCATCGAGGGTGTCGACTCGGGCAAGTACGACGTCGGCTCCTCCTCGTTCACCATCAACGAGGACCGCATGGAGCAGGTGACCATGGTGAGCTACTACGTCGTGGGCACCCAGTGGTTCACCGCCGCCGGGAACCCGGAGAACGTCGACCCCGACAACGCGTGCGGCATGAGCATCGCCGTGCAACGCGACACCATCCAGGTCCCCGACCTCGAAACGCGCAGCGAGCAGTGCGAGGACGACGGCGACCCGGCGATCGACATCCAGCAGTACGAGCGGCAGGACCAGGCCACCGAAGCGATCATGTCGGGCAAGAACGATGCCGGGCTCGCTGACATGCCGGTCGCCCTCTACGCTGTCGAGCGCACCGACGGCCAGCTCGAAACACTGGGCGAGCAGTACGAGGCAGCGCCCTACGGCGTGCTCGTCAACCCGGAGGAGACCGAACTCGCCGAGGCGATCGCCGCCGGATACCAGTCGATCATGGACGACGGCACCTACGAGGAGATCCTCGGCAACTGGGAGCTCAGCGACCAGGGGACCCTCGACACGTCCGAGGTCAACCCGGACGTGTCGGAGTTCGAGGACGCCGAAACCGACGAATGA
- a CDS encoding DUF6104 family protein has protein sequence MYDTDRGIEELEQRRGDEEVSLAWLSGQLRTFTDLYPEFETAVDRLATWLARSDDDDD, from the coding sequence GTGTACGACACTGATCGCGGGATCGAGGAACTGGAGCAGCGCCGGGGAGACGAGGAAGTCTCCCTGGCGTGGCTCTCCGGTCAACTGCGCACGTTCACCGACCTGTACCCGGAGTTCGAGACCGCCGTCGACCGGCTGGCGACCTGGCTGGCCCGGTCCGACGATGACGACGATTAG